Proteins encoded together in one Haloarcula rubripromontorii window:
- the surE gene encoding 5'/3'-nucleotidase SurE: MDEPTILLTNDDGIESAGLRAVYDGLSTVGDVTAVAPAEDQSAVGRAISHEVTVHEHELGYAVEGTPSDCVVAGLEALVTDTDLVVAGCNRGANLGAYVLGRSGTVSAAVEATFFDVPAMAVSMYIPVREDAAFADIEANGDSYREAAKATTYLADHAVDAGVFEQCDYLNINAPVAEWGDAQMTVTRPSHLYEMDAVQDGDAVTLHDRIWEHMAEGDIPDPEGTDRRAVVDGKVSVSPLTAPHTTEHHEALDAIAETYEPGDDEAAD, from the coding sequence TGGACGAGCCGACGATTCTGCTGACAAACGACGACGGCATCGAGAGCGCCGGCCTCCGGGCGGTGTACGACGGTCTCTCGACAGTCGGCGACGTAACCGCTGTCGCCCCGGCGGAAGACCAGAGCGCGGTCGGTCGGGCTATTTCACACGAAGTGACCGTCCACGAGCACGAACTCGGCTACGCCGTCGAGGGGACGCCCTCGGACTGCGTCGTGGCGGGACTGGAAGCGCTCGTCACCGACACTGACCTCGTCGTCGCGGGCTGTAACCGCGGGGCAAACCTCGGCGCGTACGTTCTCGGCCGCTCGGGGACCGTCAGCGCCGCCGTCGAGGCCACCTTCTTCGACGTGCCGGCGATGGCCGTCTCGATGTACATCCCGGTCCGCGAGGACGCTGCGTTTGCCGATATCGAAGCCAACGGCGACAGCTACCGCGAGGCAGCGAAGGCGACGACCTACCTTGCCGACCACGCCGTCGATGCCGGCGTGTTCGAACAGTGTGACTACCTGAACATCAACGCCCCCGTCGCGGAGTGGGGCGACGCACAGATGACGGTCACGCGACCGTCTCACCTCTACGAGATGGACGCTGTGCAGGACGGCGACGCCGTGACGCTCCACGACCGCATCTGGGAACACATGGCCGAGGGCGACATCCCCGACCCCGAGGGGACCGACCGCCGCGCCGTCGTCGACGGCAAGGTCAGCGTCTCACCGCTGACTGCGCCACACACGACGGAACATCACGAGGCGCTCGACGCTATCGCGGAGACGTACGAGCCGGGCGACGACGAGGCGGCCGACTGA